In Nitrospira sp., a single genomic region encodes these proteins:
- a CDS encoding glycosyltransferase family 9 protein, producing the protein MRAPMTAYQHILFIKPSSLGDIVHAMPTLAAVRRAHPDATVGWLVKRQWAGLVERIDGVDHLWEVEPGVKGWLSLVPALRADRFDLAIDLQGLFRSAMMGRLSGAPERIGFANAREGSPWLYTRRVAVPHPNMHAVDRYLLVAKALGADARPAEFKFRIPHRDHETVERVLRQAGWAAGERLIAVNVSARWLTKRWPIASFAALSDLVVQRDIGSVLFIGGSDERAQVAQVRGLMKARSLDLSGALPVGLLPALLSRVELLITNDSGPMHIAAAVGTPVAAMFGPTSPLRTGPYGTDHAVLMHPVPCSPCFSRTCSNSQPLVCLTDITVDRAFSVVASLPRRSARSL; encoded by the coding sequence ATGCGCGCACCCATGACGGCCTATCAGCACATCTTGTTCATCAAACCCAGCTCTCTCGGCGACATCGTGCATGCCATGCCCACGCTCGCGGCAGTGCGGCGCGCTCACCCGGACGCCACCGTGGGATGGCTGGTCAAGCGGCAGTGGGCGGGGCTGGTCGAGCGGATCGACGGAGTCGATCACCTGTGGGAAGTGGAGCCGGGGGTCAAGGGCTGGTTGTCGCTGGTGCCGGCGCTGCGCGCCGACCGGTTCGATCTTGCGATCGACCTGCAGGGCCTGTTCCGCAGCGCGATGATGGGCCGGTTGAGCGGCGCGCCCGAGCGCATCGGGTTCGCCAACGCGCGCGAGGGCAGCCCCTGGCTCTACACCAGACGTGTGGCGGTGCCGCATCCCAACATGCATGCCGTGGACCGGTATCTTCTGGTGGCCAAGGCGTTGGGAGCGGATGCGCGCCCGGCCGAATTCAAGTTCCGGATTCCCCACCGAGATCACGAGACGGTGGAGCGGGTTCTCCGGCAGGCGGGCTGGGCGGCCGGGGAACGGCTCATCGCGGTCAACGTATCCGCGCGCTGGCTCACGAAGCGGTGGCCGATCGCCTCATTCGCCGCGCTGTCGGATTTGGTCGTCCAGCGGGACATCGGCTCCGTCCTGTTCATCGGCGGGTCGGACGAGCGGGCGCAGGTCGCGCAGGTTCGCGGGTTGATGAAGGCCCGGTCGTTGGATCTCAGCGGCGCGCTGCCGGTGGGCCTGTTGCCGGCCCTGCTGAGTCGGGTCGAGCTGTTGATCACGAATGATTCCGGGCCGATGCATATCGCCGCCGCCGTGGGCACGCCGGTGGCGGCGATGTTCGGTCCGACCAGTCCGCTGCGCACCGGACCCTACGGGACCGACCATGCGGTGCTTATGCATCCGGTGCCCTGCAGCCCCTGCTTCAGCCGGACCTGCTCGAATTCCCAGCCGCTCGTCTGCCTGACCGACATTACGGTTGACCGGGCCTTCTCGGTTGTGGCAAGTCTCCCTCGGCGGTCGGCACGATCCTTGTGA
- a CDS encoding glycosyltransferase family 1 protein produces MRIGIDASPIIGDRGGVGWHTYYLLEAMLAGLDNVEFIGYLRPGSVLPEDVRSWRTGGRITWVESAKWAMRRRGRADRLDLYHGTNFKLHTAGRHGGIVTIHDLWLERFPQYSTKVLGQRLASMKARRTARRARMVVTVSDFSARELSELYRVPRERLAVIPNGVAAVFAARRDDRAMAELRTRIRLPDKPYLLFIGGADPRKNHRRFLEAASLMRRPLQGHSLLLVGSTDHAFGSYDESAKEYGLTARVCCPGRLGRADLQLLYTYADQFVFPSLYEGFGMPVLEAMACGVPVITSRTTGVAEAAGDAALLVDPEDARSLGEAMVSLLENPSLRASLTAKGFARVKQFSWRSAAVQTLDLYRRLCQERVS; encoded by the coding sequence ATGCGGATCGGCATTGATGCGAGCCCCATCATCGGCGACCGTGGCGGGGTCGGCTGGCACACCTATTATTTGCTTGAGGCCATGCTGGCCGGTTTGGACAACGTCGAATTCATCGGATACCTGCGGCCCGGCTCGGTCCTGCCGGAAGACGTACGGTCCTGGCGGACCGGCGGCCGGATCACCTGGGTCGAATCGGCCAAGTGGGCGATGCGCCGGCGCGGACGGGCCGACCGGCTGGACCTGTATCACGGCACCAACTTCAAGCTTCACACGGCCGGGCGGCACGGAGGCATCGTGACGATTCACGATCTCTGGCTGGAGCGGTTTCCGCAATACTCGACCAAAGTGCTGGGCCAGCGGCTGGCCTCGATGAAGGCCAGGCGCACGGCGCGGCGCGCCAGGATGGTCGTCACGGTATCGGATTTCTCCGCGCGCGAGCTGAGCGAACTCTATCGGGTGCCGCGTGAGCGGCTCGCCGTGATTCCGAACGGCGTCGCCGCTGTGTTTGCGGCGCGCCGGGATGATCGGGCGATGGCCGAGCTGCGGACGAGAATCCGGCTTCCGGACAAACCCTATCTGCTCTTCATCGGGGGCGCGGACCCGCGCAAGAACCATCGGCGGTTTCTCGAAGCGGCAAGCCTGATGCGGCGGCCGTTGCAGGGGCACAGCCTGCTGCTGGTCGGCTCGACCGATCATGCCTTCGGTTCCTATGATGAATCGGCCAAAGAATATGGACTCACGGCTCGCGTCTGTTGTCCGGGCCGGCTGGGCCGGGCGGACCTCCAGCTGCTCTATACCTACGCGGACCAGTTTGTCTTCCCGTCGCTCTACGAAGGATTCGGCATGCCGGTTCTCGAAGCGATGGCCTGTGGGGTTCCCGTGATCACGTCCCGCACGACCGGTGTCGCCGAGGCGGCGGGCGATGCGGCGCTGCTGGTCGATCCGGAAGACGCCCGCTCGCTGGGAGAGGCGATGGTCTCCCTGTTAGAGAATCCGTCGCTGCGGGCCTCGCTCACGGCCAAGGGGTTCGCGCGTGTGAAGCAGTTTTCCTGGCGGTCGGCTGCGGTCCAGACGTTGGACTTGTACCGACGGCTCTGTCAGGAGCGAGTGTCGTAG
- a CDS encoding glycosyltransferase family 4 protein, protein MNLFISESSTAVGGQELAVLLHAEGLAKRGHRLRLILEPGSPIAAMAEERRLPVTLLSMRRNRYPQAILAMRRLMHRERPAILQVNSSRDSWIGCIAVRLLQPRPKIIRIRHISTPLNRNMTTQLLYRRLLDMVVVTGGERTRRDLVERDGLEPGRVAAFPIGLDVAHFRPAPPVRDLRRELGLPPGHLLVGIISYLRTYKGHEYFIEAAGRIAAQRDDVTFVIVGEGPEEQSIRRRIEQSGWASRIRLLGFRDDLLEVFRSLDVFAIPSVEGDTIPQVLMQALALGLPVVSTTVGSIPDVVIDGETGYVVPPRDGRTLADRIARLLSDAGLRSRLGANGRALVERCYSIDKMLDRMEAVYQSLGQSLPQGPASNPEQSTTPKRDG, encoded by the coding sequence GTGAACCTCTTCATTTCAGAATCCAGCACGGCGGTCGGCGGACAGGAACTGGCTGTGCTCCTGCACGCGGAAGGATTGGCGAAGCGAGGCCACCGGCTGCGCTTGATCCTCGAACCGGGCAGCCCGATCGCCGCTATGGCGGAAGAGAGGCGCCTCCCGGTCACGCTCCTCTCCATGCGTCGAAATCGGTATCCGCAGGCGATCCTCGCGATGCGGCGGCTCATGCACCGCGAGCGTCCGGCCATCCTCCAGGTCAACAGTTCCCGCGACAGCTGGATCGGCTGCATCGCAGTCCGGTTGCTGCAGCCCAGGCCGAAGATCATCCGGATCCGGCACATCTCCACGCCGCTCAACCGCAACATGACCACGCAGCTGCTGTACCGCCGGCTGCTCGACATGGTGGTGGTGACCGGCGGCGAGCGGACCAGGCGGGACCTGGTCGAGCGCGACGGCCTCGAGCCGGGACGCGTCGCCGCCTTTCCGATCGGACTCGACGTCGCGCACTTTCGGCCCGCGCCTCCCGTCCGTGACCTCCGGCGCGAATTGGGGCTCCCGCCGGGGCATCTGCTGGTCGGCATCATCTCCTATCTGCGCACGTACAAAGGGCACGAGTACTTCATCGAGGCGGCCGGGCGGATCGCGGCGCAGCGCGACGACGTCACCTTCGTCATCGTCGGCGAAGGTCCGGAGGAGCAGTCGATCCGCCGCCGGATCGAGCAGTCGGGATGGGCGTCGCGGATCAGACTGTTGGGCTTCCGCGACGACCTGCTGGAGGTGTTCCGGTCTCTGGACGTCTTCGCGATCCCGTCGGTCGAAGGAGACACGATCCCGCAAGTACTGATGCAGGCCCTGGCGCTCGGCCTCCCCGTCGTCTCCACGACGGTCGGTTCCATTCCCGACGTCGTCATCGACGGCGAAACCGGCTACGTCGTTCCTCCGCGCGACGGCCGGACATTGGCGGATCGGATCGCCCGCTTATTGAGCGATGCCGGGCTGCGATCCCGTCTGGGCGCGAACGGCAGGGCCTTGGTGGAACGGTGCTACTCCATCGACAAGATGCTGGACCGGATGGAAGCGGTCTATCAGAGCCTGGGGCAGAGTCTGCCGCAGGGTCCGGCGTCCAATCCGGAGCAGAGTACGACTCCCAAGCGGGACGGCTGA
- a CDS encoding winged helix-turn-helix transcriptional regulator, protein MDVQGQRDLLLLSEVERNAHLTQRSLSSRLGVALGLTNLYIKRLARKGYIEIEAIPPNRVRYQLTPQGAAEKARLTHEYMDYSLAYYRDIRIRLKEMLATVGRLAGRRFVIFGTGELAELTYLSLREMDGTCVGFLDDERRDSFLSYPVSFPEAIGRWEFDKVLIADLDQASAHEARLIGCGVSPDKVMRLVLTSQRKAQADVGPV, encoded by the coding sequence ATGGACGTCCAGGGTCAGCGGGACCTGCTTCTCCTGTCTGAAGTTGAACGCAACGCGCATCTGACCCAGCGCTCACTCTCGAGTCGTCTCGGTGTGGCGCTCGGCCTGACCAATCTGTACATCAAGCGACTGGCCCGCAAGGGCTACATCGAGATCGAGGCGATTCCCCCCAATCGAGTCCGGTACCAGCTCACGCCGCAGGGCGCCGCGGAAAAAGCTCGCCTGACGCATGAGTACATGGATTATTCGTTGGCCTACTATCGCGACATTCGCATCCGGTTGAAGGAAATGTTGGCGACCGTGGGACGGCTTGCCGGCCGGCGGTTCGTCATTTTCGGTACGGGTGAGCTGGCTGAGCTGACCTACTTGTCGCTACGGGAGATGGACGGCACCTGCGTGGGGTTTCTCGACGACGAGCGGCGGGACTCGTTTCTCTCCTATCCGGTTTCCTTTCCGGAAGCGATCGGTCGATGGGAGTTCGATAAGGTGCTGATCGCGGACCTCGATCAGGCCTCCGCTCACGAGGCGAGATTGATCGGATGCGGCGTGTCGCCCGACAAGGTGATGAGGCTGGTCTTGACGTCGCAGAGAAAGGCACAGGCGGATGTTGGGCCCGTCTAG
- a CDS encoding glycosyltransferase family 4 protein, with amino-acid sequence MARRILYVHGIGAVGGAEHDLLAVLARLDRRAWDPHVVCPPEGPFRALLEQADLTVHPLALVPWRKWFSPIIRWRSVGGLRDVIDRLRPTLVHVNDIWWVPHALGALRGTVASPAVVAHVRQEIEPDKVRRYELDRIDRVIAISDQVADSLKAGGVEARRLRRVYSGLDFSRPVKAIPDRSAVRRRLGVPDSALLLGTAANLFPRKGYDVMLRALPGILAVHPDVHYLLAGTAEPVHGGSLRALAGELRIAERIHMVGFQDPVRPFLETLDLYVHPARMEGFGIALVEAMAAGKAVVATRTGGVPEVVEHGETGLLVAPGDPDGMRDAVIELLGDEARRARMGAKGLARARERFDLGRTVADLEQMYREAAAEYGRGRDADRH; translated from the coding sequence GTGGCCCGGCGAATCCTGTACGTTCACGGCATCGGCGCCGTCGGCGGCGCGGAGCATGACCTGCTGGCGGTGCTGGCGCGGCTCGATCGGCGTGCCTGGGACCCCCATGTGGTCTGTCCTCCGGAAGGACCGTTCCGGGCCCTGCTGGAGCAGGCCGATCTCACCGTACATCCGCTCGCGCTGGTCCCCTGGCGAAAATGGTTTTCACCCATCATACGGTGGCGGAGCGTGGGCGGACTGCGCGACGTGATTGATCGCCTGCGTCCGACCCTCGTGCACGTTAACGACATCTGGTGGGTGCCGCATGCGCTCGGCGCGCTACGAGGGACCGTCGCGTCTCCAGCGGTGGTCGCCCACGTGCGCCAGGAGATCGAGCCTGATAAGGTGCGCCGCTATGAGCTCGACCGGATCGATCGGGTCATCGCCATCTCCGATCAGGTGGCCGACTCGTTGAAAGCCGGTGGGGTGGAAGCCCGGCGGCTGCGTAGGGTCTACAGCGGGCTTGATTTCTCCCGTCCGGTCAAGGCGATACCGGATCGGTCGGCGGTCCGCCGACGGCTGGGCGTTCCGGACTCCGCCTTGCTTCTCGGTACGGCGGCCAATCTGTTTCCTCGCAAAGGGTATGACGTGATGTTGCGGGCGCTCCCCGGCATCCTCGCGGTTCATCCCGACGTCCATTATCTGTTGGCCGGAACCGCGGAGCCCGTCCATGGCGGGTCGCTGCGGGCGTTGGCGGGAGAACTGAGAATCGCCGAGCGAATCCACATGGTCGGGTTTCAAGATCCGGTCCGGCCCTTTCTCGAGACGCTCGACCTCTACGTGCATCCGGCTCGCATGGAAGGATTCGGCATCGCGCTGGTCGAGGCGATGGCGGCCGGGAAGGCCGTGGTCGCGACCAGAACCGGCGGTGTGCCGGAAGTGGTCGAGCATGGAGAGACGGGACTCTTGGTCGCGCCGGGCGATCCGGACGGGATGCGGGACGCGGTCATCGAATTGTTGGGAGACGAGGCGAGGCGCGCGCGGATGGGAGCGAAAGGGCTCGCCCGCGCGCGGGAGCGCTTCGACCTGGGCCGGACGGTTGCGGATCTCGAACAGATGTATCGTGAAGCGGCAGCCGAATATGGGAGAGGCCGAGATGCGGATCGGCATTGA
- a CDS encoding glycosyltransferase, with protein sequence MLSIIVAVHNQLGHNQLFLEGVKAYTTGPYEVIVIDNHSTDGSPEFFEAGGCRVIRNDRNLCYPESMNLGSRAARGDVLCHINNDLYVAPGWNGRLVEAMDRQGLDVASPLGLEMMPSPALTDWMQGRWAAIGQGRLSSGKPLDRLRTMVQAMYGDWERYCEEVHRAFADTVFEGIVGSCVMIRRSAYEKIGGLDERVQAADWDLYYTLRKREITTGDLRRCMVLGATFVHHFIRATVKSKREPFACTHERWSIDQKWDQREQADLWCKPEDFARSGLRESVTRRFGKPFKKLALELDRLSAWRRLWMPPQLVVEQYRRQFARLGPPAASRLS encoded by the coding sequence ATGCTGAGCATCATCGTCGCCGTGCACAACCAGCTGGGCCACAACCAACTCTTCCTGGAGGGCGTGAAGGCCTATACGACCGGTCCTTACGAGGTGATCGTCATCGACAACCACTCGACGGACGGCTCCCCCGAGTTTTTCGAAGCGGGCGGGTGCCGGGTGATCCGCAACGACCGGAACCTCTGTTATCCGGAGTCGATGAATCTCGGTTCGCGCGCGGCGCGCGGCGATGTGTTGTGTCACATCAATAACGATCTCTACGTTGCCCCGGGCTGGAACGGCCGGCTCGTCGAGGCCATGGATCGGCAGGGGCTCGACGTGGCCTCACCGCTGGGGTTGGAGATGATGCCGAGCCCGGCCTTGACCGATTGGATGCAGGGGCGCTGGGCCGCCATCGGCCAGGGGCGCCTGTCCAGCGGGAAGCCGCTCGATCGGCTCCGGACGATGGTACAGGCCATGTACGGAGATTGGGAGCGCTATTGCGAGGAGGTCCACCGGGCCTTCGCCGATACGGTCTTCGAGGGCATCGTCGGATCCTGCGTCATGATCCGCCGCTCGGCCTACGAGAAGATCGGCGGCTTGGACGAACGAGTGCAGGCGGCCGATTGGGATCTCTATTACACGTTGCGCAAACGGGAGATCACCACCGGAGACCTGCGCCGGTGCATGGTGCTCGGCGCCACGTTCGTGCATCATTTCATCCGCGCGACGGTCAAGAGCAAGCGGGAGCCGTTCGCCTGTACGCACGAACGGTGGTCGATCGATCAGAAATGGGACCAGCGCGAGCAGGCCGATCTCTGGTGCAAGCCGGAGGATTTCGCCCGTTCCGGCCTCCGAGAATCCGTCACCCGGCGGTTCGGCAAGCCGTTCAAGAAACTCGCACTGGAGCTCGATCGGCTGAGCGCGTGGCGGCGGCTCTGGATGCCGCCGCAGCTGGTCGTCGAACAGTATCGCCGGCAGTTCGCCAGACTTGGTCCTCCTGCCGCATCCCGCCTGAGTTGA
- a CDS encoding glycosyltransferase family 2 protein translates to MARYSVYVIAYNDEPNMRACLESAAGADELVVVDSHSTDRTAAIAREFTDKVYQVEFNGFGRLRNQALAYCSHDWIFSLDSDERMTPELREEIRRLLEQGPGADAYFVPRKNYFLGRWIKHCGWYPDYRQPQLFRKRRFRYRDELVHEGFECDGSVAHLTQPALQYPFRDIDHYIQKQNRYSTLMAERMVEQGRRFSSLQLVTHPLAAFAKMYVQRRGFLDGMPGLILSGLYAYYTVMKYAKFWELTKRD, encoded by the coding sequence ATGGCCCGCTATTCCGTCTACGTGATCGCCTACAACGACGAGCCCAACATGCGGGCCTGCCTGGAGTCGGCGGCAGGGGCGGACGAACTCGTCGTCGTCGATTCCCACAGCACCGACCGCACGGCCGCGATCGCGCGCGAATTCACGGACAAGGTTTACCAGGTCGAGTTCAACGGATTCGGCCGGCTGCGCAACCAGGCCCTAGCCTACTGCTCGCACGACTGGATCTTCAGCCTGGACAGCGACGAGCGGATGACGCCGGAATTGCGCGAGGAAATCCGCCGCCTGCTCGAGCAGGGGCCCGGGGCCGACGCGTACTTCGTCCCGCGGAAGAACTACTTTCTCGGCCGCTGGATCAAGCATTGCGGCTGGTATCCCGACTACCGCCAGCCGCAATTGTTCCGTAAGCGCCGCTTCCGGTACCGGGACGAGCTGGTCCATGAAGGTTTCGAGTGTGATGGATCGGTCGCGCATCTGACGCAGCCGGCCCTCCAGTATCCGTTCCGAGACATCGACCATTACATCCAGAAGCAGAACCGGTATTCGACGCTGATGGCCGAGCGGATGGTCGAACAGGGCCGCCGCTTTTCGAGCCTGCAGCTCGTCACCCATCCGCTCGCCGCCTTTGCCAAGATGTACGTGCAGCGGCGCGGCTTTCTCGACGGCATGCCGGGGTTGATTCTTTCCGGGCTCTATGCCTATTACACCGTCATGAAATACGCGAAGTTCTGGGAACTCACGAAGAGAGATTGA
- a CDS encoding glycosyltransferase family 2 protein has protein sequence MPTVTALIITKNEEANMTDCLASLDWATERLVIDAESADRTVELARATGADVVVRPWPGFGPQKNFGMERASSDWILIVDADERVPGPLAEEIRSLVSRWKDGDPVAYEIPRMNFYYGAWVRHAGLYPDYQIRLVRKGTAAYNDVPVHENLIVRGTVGKLVNPFEHQTERRIDDHFRKFGLYTTLAAREKGKTVRTVRHRDLLARPLVVFFKTYLLKRGYRDGVRGLIVCLFASMYTFVKYAKLWDARRTPATSRGLA, from the coding sequence GTGCCGACGGTGACCGCGCTGATCATCACCAAGAACGAGGAAGCCAACATGACCGACTGCCTCGCGTCGCTCGATTGGGCCACGGAGCGCCTCGTCATCGATGCGGAGAGCGCGGATCGGACGGTCGAGCTGGCACGCGCCACAGGCGCCGACGTAGTGGTGCGACCCTGGCCCGGCTTCGGGCCCCAGAAGAATTTCGGCATGGAGCGAGCCTCGTCGGACTGGATCCTCATCGTCGACGCGGACGAGCGGGTGCCCGGTCCGCTCGCGGAGGAGATCCGGTCGCTCGTGAGCCGGTGGAAGGACGGAGATCCGGTCGCCTACGAGATCCCTCGGATGAACTTCTACTACGGCGCCTGGGTCCGCCATGCCGGGCTGTATCCCGACTATCAGATTCGCCTGGTCCGCAAGGGAACGGCGGCCTACAACGACGTGCCGGTGCACGAGAATCTGATCGTGCGGGGAACCGTCGGCAAATTGGTCAATCCGTTTGAACACCAGACCGAACGCCGCATCGACGACCACTTCCGGAAGTTCGGCCTCTATACGACGCTGGCCGCGCGCGAGAAGGGCAAGACGGTCCGGACCGTGCGGCACCGGGATCTCCTGGCTCGTCCATTGGTCGTCTTCTTCAAGACTTATCTGCTCAAGCGAGGCTATCGGGACGGAGTCCGTGGGTTGATCGTGTGCCTCTTCGCCAGCATGTACACCTTCGTCAAGTATGCGAAGCTGTGGGATGCGAGGAGAACGCCCGCGACTTCTCGGGGTCTCGCCTAG
- a CDS encoding glycosyltransferase family 2 protein — protein MRVSGFTFCRNAVKYDYPVVESIRSVLPICDEFIVNVGRSDDGTLELIRSIGDPKITIVESVWDETLRKDGLIYSQQTNIALARCKGDWALYMQADEVMHEDDLPALRRAMREQFDNRTVKGLLFRYLHFVADYWSTNPWFYHKAVRAIRNNGEVESCGDAVGFHFKPTQQYLQSGPKEWLTWSGARIFHYGWVKDPKVMLAKVKDQISRHHGDSPPADQAGLYRQDAFRFDDYAVLKEFSGRHPAVMQDRIRLAKRWAERRSRWLNPRFYREVLKRGFRG, from the coding sequence ATGAGAGTCAGCGGCTTCACGTTTTGTCGCAATGCGGTGAAATACGACTACCCGGTGGTAGAGTCCATCCGCTCCGTGCTGCCGATCTGCGACGAGTTCATCGTGAACGTCGGACGCAGCGACGACGGCACGCTCGAATTGATCCGCTCCATCGGCGATCCCAAGATCACGATCGTCGAATCGGTCTGGGACGAGACGCTGCGCAAGGACGGGCTGATCTATTCGCAGCAGACGAACATCGCGCTCGCCCGTTGCAAGGGCGATTGGGCGCTCTACATGCAGGCCGACGAAGTCATGCACGAGGACGACCTGCCGGCACTTCGTCGCGCCATGCGTGAACAGTTCGACAATAGAACCGTAAAAGGCCTGCTGTTCCGCTATCTGCATTTCGTGGCCGACTACTGGTCCACGAATCCCTGGTTCTATCACAAGGCGGTGCGGGCCATCCGGAACAACGGCGAGGTCGAGTCCTGCGGCGACGCCGTGGGGTTTCACTTCAAGCCGACGCAACAGTATTTGCAGAGCGGCCCCAAGGAATGGCTCACTTGGTCCGGCGCGCGGATTTTTCACTACGGCTGGGTCAAGGATCCGAAGGTGATGCTGGCGAAGGTCAAGGACCAGATCAGCCGCCATCACGGGGACAGCCCTCCAGCAGACCAGGCCGGACTCTACCGGCAGGACGCCTTCCGATTCGACGACTATGCGGTCCTCAAGGAATTCTCGGGCCGGCATCCGGCCGTGATGCAGGATCGGATCCGCTTGGCCAAGCGCTGGGCCGAGCGCCGGAGCCGGTGGCTCAACCCGCGGTTCTATCGCGAAGTCCTGAAGCGGGGATTTCGGGGTTAG
- the rfaQ gene encoding putative lipopolysaccharide heptosyltransferase III, which translates to MAVTMSPCNILVIKLRYLGDVLLATPTLEALKAAYPTARLTVVINRGTEAMLAGNPHVDDVLPLERGSLLAQWRFLRELRRRRFDVVIDLTDADRSAWLSWMTGAPVRVGFNDEGRLRGRCYTVVVRGEPGSHRIERDLASLAPLPLVVDGQTPRLWLAPEEERRAAELLTRHGVDGKKPLAMLQPGARYWFKAWPWERFAALADRLAEQYGSQVLIGGSPQEFDLAERICGTAASRPVNLAGQADMRTYAAVLKRVSLFVGNDSGAMHVAAAVGTPLVALFGPSDPKEWGPRAAAAAVLYKGLDCRACFHPTCDRGEQNCMRLISVDEVMSAVDELNKKMQKGALR; encoded by the coding sequence ATGGCCGTGACCATGTCGCCCTGTAATATTCTCGTCATCAAACTGCGCTATCTGGGAGACGTGCTGCTGGCCACGCCCACCCTGGAGGCGTTGAAAGCGGCCTATCCTACCGCCAGACTGACCGTCGTGATCAATCGGGGAACCGAGGCCATGCTGGCCGGCAATCCGCACGTGGACGACGTGCTGCCGCTCGAGCGAGGGTCGCTCCTCGCCCAATGGCGGTTCCTGCGCGAGCTTCGACGGAGACGATTCGATGTGGTCATTGATCTGACCGACGCGGACCGGTCCGCCTGGCTGAGCTGGATGACCGGAGCGCCGGTGCGTGTCGGATTCAACGACGAAGGACGCCTCCGTGGGCGTTGTTATACCGTGGTCGTACGAGGCGAACCGGGGTCGCATCGTATCGAGCGGGATCTCGCGTCCCTGGCTCCGTTGCCTCTCGTTGTCGACGGCCAGACGCCGCGCCTCTGGCTTGCCCCGGAAGAAGAGCGGCGCGCCGCGGAGTTATTGACCCGTCATGGCGTCGACGGAAAGAAACCCCTGGCCATGTTGCAACCGGGCGCGCGCTACTGGTTCAAAGCCTGGCCGTGGGAGCGGTTCGCCGCGCTGGCCGATCGACTTGCGGAGCAGTATGGCTCTCAGGTCCTGATCGGAGGGAGCCCGCAGGAATTCGACCTCGCCGAACGGATCTGCGGTACGGCTGCGAGCCGCCCGGTCAATCTGGCCGGACAGGCGGACATGCGGACCTATGCCGCGGTGCTCAAGCGGGTCTCGCTGTTCGTCGGAAACGACAGCGGCGCCATGCATGTGGCAGCCGCGGTCGGGACGCCGCTCGTCGCCCTGTTCGGGCCGTCCGATCCGAAGGAATGGGGACCGCGCGCTGCCGCCGCAGCCGTACTCTACAAGGGACTGGATTGCCGCGCTTGTTTTCATCCGACGTGTGATCGAGGAGAGCAGAATTGCATGAGGCTCATCTCGGTTGATGAGGTCATGTCGGCAGTGGATGAATTGAATAAGAAGATGCAGAAAGGCGCGTTGCGCTGA